The genomic window GACCTCCGACTTCCTCACCTACTACCTCGAGCGCTCCCCCTTCAAGGACCAGTGCGACCAGATCTCCATCGCCTGGGATAGCCTCCCCAGCCTGGGCGAGCTCCAGTCCTACGGCGAGCTCGACAAGACAGAGGGCACACAGGCCTGCCGTCGACTCTTCAAGGCCGTTGTCATCTGGGACGAtcttggcctcgacctcTGGGAGACGCTCAGCAGCAACATTGAGCAGCAAAATATGTACGACgagcttgacgacgacgacctccTCGATGAGATTTGCGAGGAGCCCGCCGACTGGGACTACACCAGCACCCCTCGCTCGCGCTCCCGCGGCAGCTCAAGAACCACCTCCTCCGACAACTTTTCTGGACGATCGCGCCAAACATCAGCCGACAGATACAGCCAGCGCGAGGACTCGAGAGAGTCGCGGCGGGGCTCAGCGACAGACCAGATGCGACGACCATCAACCGCCTCTGGCAAGCTCCCCCCGCGGAGAGCCACAGCGCCTCACGGCATGATCAGCGAGTACTATGACAGCCCATCGCGGTACCGGCTACCCAAGATCGTGCGGGTCCTATAGGCAGGGGCCCTACGATGAAAAGAGATTGATTACTACTGTTTTCGGGGTTTCTGGTACATGCTTTTTGGGATACAAACGACTTGGGAAACGgcatttaaaaaaaaaaagggccgatatactattatattttttttttactttactATTTGAGCATGGCGTTTTGGAACCATGGCAAGGCCGGTGGATGGAACAACGGATACGGAATACCTAACTATACCTACACAGCTGAGaaagcttcagcttcagataccattttattactagtaaCAGACATGAACTATTCACATCAAACAAACCTGAGCCTCACATCCCTTCCTCTTTTGATCGAGCTGTCACCTCAAAGCCACCTTGCCTATGCCGGCAGTGGGTGGTGTCTGAGAGGCAGACGTCATGATCTTTCAACTGCCACAAGGTTCAATAGCCGAGGGTCCGAGTGGTTGGACCGACTCGCGGGAAAGCCTGGAGTAGCATCCGGGGTACCCACGTGATGCGACCTCGGCATCACCTAAACTTAGTCAGCGGGGAAAGCAAGCATCACAATCGGCTGCATGCTTGCTCCCTCGTCGCGTGAATCACCCAAACAGCGCTTGGCTTCGCCTAATACCCTCCGCTCGTTCGCTCCTCTGTGCGTTCAACACACTTGGCGTTGTTTGACCACTCTGCAGGCGCCTCTGCTAATTTCACAAGAGGCCAATGGGAGCTGAGCTGCCTCAGTCACTATCCGAGTGGCGCTGCGGCCCTTGACTTCATTGGGGAATGGCTGCCCCCTCTGCGAGATGGAGACAGTTTCTCTACTGTCTCCATCCTCTCTACGCCCGACTGCTGAGGAGAACAAGCGAGTGCTTTAATGCCCAGCCCTACGGGATATACGAGTTCCCGATCCTGAAAAGCCGATCAGGTAGGGATATCCCATTATCCGTTTGTTGACCGCATATGTCCACTGTGATCGACGTTTGGGTATCTAGTGTTTTCCCGCTCGTTAGGCTGGAAAAGGGCTCATTTTACACTTTGGCTCTGACCATGGCGCGGAGCATTCACCTCAGGGACGCTAAGGGAAAAAACAAACCTGTGCTTGGAATTCACGCTCAGTGTGCGAATGCCTTCATGGCGTTTGACATCTAACCGGGTCATCAAGTCTGCCAATCTTACGATATGATCATCTCCCAAGCATACCAATATGCATGAATCCTCCTTGATATCATCTCAGGAGCAAAAATTTCTGCCCTCTGCAAATCAGAGACTCATGCAGGAACACGCTCAATGTCAGCACGGGATTGTATGCAGCCGGTCCTTCAGCTGGAGAAGCCATCCGGACTAGCTTCAGGGGTCCCGGCGCCAGGTGCATCTGGACTCGCCAAGGCGCGTTTTGGGGGCTCCTCAAGGCTCCCCCACCAGATAGAGAGGAAGGGCATTTTGCAGCCTCGAACGAGGCTTTTGGGCCTGGTCCTTTACTCTCGGAAACTTCCTTCTGTGTAGTTCTCGTGGTTGAGATCCCCTCGGTTGAGGGTGCCGTTCCTTTTCTTGTTCCTTCTCTCGTTGATACACCCGTTGTGACTGGGCCATGAAGCACTTACACAGCCTCTCGCTGGCTTGTCTTGTCGGCCTGGCCGCCTTTTCGACCGCCGCGGACATTTCCTACGTGACTGACCTCGAAATCTTTACATACCTGGTACGACTCTtcgacgacgactttgaaGTAATGATACTGACCCCTTAGGCGCCATGTGTGTCCAGCGCTATCTCGTACAATGTCGCGATGCAGACTTACTCGACCATGTGCGGCGACTCGGAGACTGAGCTGCAGAAGTGCATCTGCTCCACCAGATTCAACCAGGTCGCGTCTTCCATCTCGAGCGACGTCACGTATAGCTGCGGTTCGAGCGCAAGCGATGATCTTTCGAGCGCGTCCAAGTTGATGGACAAGTACTGTCACCAAGACAAGGACATCACATTCTTTTCTCCGACGACCAATGTTGTTGAGGCGTACATCACCGATCTCCCAGAGCTGGCTTACTTGCCGCCATGTGCGCAGTCAGGAATCTCATATGCTGTTGTTGGAGTGGTATGTTGAAGAACATGGAggctcatggccatggctgacAGAGGGATAGGCTGCATATCGATGCCCTGAAGCGGCCGAGTTGAATGCGCCTTGCGTCTGCAACAAGAAGGACGTGGTTCACGACATAACCGAAACACTCAAGAGCTCAGTCAAGTACTCTTGCTCCAATAACCAGGATGTCACCTCGGCGCAAAACTTTTACAGCGAATTTTGCGCCATGAACGACGGCACCACATCCTTTGCAACTCCAAAGGGTCCTCCTGGAGATAGTCAGTTACGCGACCTGCTTCTGGGAGTATCTGCTGACCCTTTGTAGTGTCTTACTACATCACCGCTTTGCCTCAGTATCAGTCCCTCAACAAGTGCGCCCAGAGCGGTATCGAGTCTGTTGTCTTGGGGGTAACTATTCCTACTTATAATCTGCTTTCTCTCGCTGACTCGACTACAGCAAAGCTCTTGGCTATGCGGCGAAGGACCTCAGGAACTCGCCTCGTGTGTGTGTATCAAAAGCGGCATGTCCAAGATCATCTCGAGCAGTCTGACCGAGCTAGTCAAGGGCTACTGCGACAGCACGAATATCGGCAACGTGACCTCGGCTGTTGATGTTTTCAGGTACTACTGCAGTGCGGCTGAGAGTCTGGTTGTCGCCACTGTTGGTGAATCCATTCATCAATCGTACCCGACTGCGAGCTCCGGAGCTGGTGCTGGCGCTGGTGCGACTGGTCCTGTTCGGACGGGTTCAGGACATGCGACTTTAACTGGCAGCGATGGTCTTCCTGAAGAAACCGGTTCTTCGGGTTCGAGCGGCGATGGTGACAGTGCAGGAAAcgacaagaacaaggacGAATCAGGAGGGACGAACATCATACCGATCGCGGGAGGAATTGCTGGCGCCGTGGTCGTCGCCGCCATCGGTGTTGGCCTGTTCATGTTCATccgacgaagacgacaacGTGAGGCTCGAGGGGTAGAGATCTCGAACGCTGGCGATGGTCGTGGTGATGGTCCTCCAGAATACACCGGCCAGCCAGAACTCATGGGCAACAGCGAGTACATCAAGGGCCACTACGCACCACCGGCCGTGTCTGAGCTCTCATCAACATCCTCCCCAAAACCAGAGCTCTACGGAGGAAAGCCGGTCGTTGAACTCCCCCCTAACCACGCACCAACCCCTGAGTTACAGTCTCATCCCGCCAAGGTACCCTACGGCCATGCATCACCACAAGCCAAGTACGTCTCGCCAATGACACCCCAGAACCCCCAACAAACCGGTTGGGGGGGCCAGCCCGTGTACGAATTTCCCTCGAACCCAGCACCGACGTATAACCCGCAGTCAAACATGGGATTTCAGTCTGGACCCGTGGAGTCGTATGAGCTGGACTCGAATGTAGGACGATGGGCAAAGTAGATGGGTGTTATGGGCGATTGTCTTTCTGAGCCGGCGTTGGGATTGGGATTGGAGTAACGAGTTACAAAACCGTTGGATATGTTAGACTCGGGTGTATATGGCTGTATTATGAGATGATTGACCATGTAGATAGGCGTACGTTCTAACTTGTATTCTTACGACCGTGTAATCGAGGGCAGAGTCTGTTATTTGTGAGCCTCGTGCACCTGTTACTCTCGAGTTCCTTTGGATCCAAGAGTCATAAATTCAACAGGTTAATATTTACAAGGTTATCAGTTGGTATCTTCCAGGATGGGGTTATCGAAGCCGATTGGGCTCTCAGGGGGGGACGACAGTAACTAGATGCTCTCAGAGTATGGTAGGTGACTGTCGATAACATGGAGATGCAGCGATGAATGCTCACTATGGTTGTGGAGTGGGTAAGGGCCATATCCGCTCCAGTTTGGAGCCCCCTGGAGCTATCAACAGCTCAGCATCACACGGCCTTCACTATGCCCCGACATACGAGTGAACTCATGATAATTTTAGCGTAGCTCTGCTTACCCTTGTAACCGTAGTATACGATAGCTGGACGGAATAATGTTTTGTTGGATACCCAATACTCCCTATTGTTTTGACATTCATCAAGCTGAGTTGTCATTACCTTGCACCACAACTCGTATACCATAAGAGATCAGCTGTGGCGTTTTGCCCCGCTGCACAGACTATTTAGGTTCCTTTGTTTATCACCTAGGCATGGCTTACAGCGGCCTGGAGCTAGAAACCAACAGCGGAATCGCATGGCCGATGGTAAGCAAGTGTCTGACAGGTTGCTCTTCGTTCACCCAAACTTGCTGATGGTGGAGACGTGTAATCGTCCAGCAGCAAGGGGTAACATCACACTGAGCCCACTGactttacttttattttggCTTTGAAGGTACACCAATAGTACTCGAATAATGAGAGAGATACATTAAATCCTCAAACAAAGCCAAAAGACAGACAGAGCTCAACCAATTCCTTTGTTACAACAGGAATGTCTGTCTCAAGCTCAATGGGTGAATACAGGGTAGTTGGGCCCTCGGAAAAGCAATTCTCCGACGCCCCAgcgcagctccagctccaaatGGCCCGTGCACGTTGCTCCTCAGACAGCAACAGCCTTGGGTGTTGACTTTCCAAAAACAGTGTCTCCAGATCTTCAGCCTGGAAGCTCCAGCCAGATTCTTTCACTCCAACAACGAAATCCTTTCCTTTGTCGGAGATATTTCATCAACATCACCCACACTCATTCGTCACGACGCCCGATACTTAGCGACGCGATCAATCACGTGGATCTTTCATAAGAGCTGCCTTTTTTCCGACGCGCAGCTGCGGGAATGACGAGTGCCGCGCTCTCAGCCTGATTCGATCACCACCATGGCGGCCGCGGATGTGGACACGGGCTACATCGCAGGCCACCTTGGCCTCGATCAGCCTGTCCTAACGACCCTGGCGACCGAACCGACTGTTGAACTCGTCAACATTCTCTTTCAGGCCATCGCGGCCAAGGCGCACGAATTCGACACCCTGTACGCTGAGAAGCTTCAGACGGATATTGAGCTAGAGAACGCGGTTCGTAGCTCCGAGTCGCGCTCGCAAACGTCCAAGGCTACCGCCGACAAGGCCCTGAAGGACGTGGAAGAGGCTAGACAGCTTCTCAAGGACGAAGGTATGTGTTGGTGGGGATGCGCGAAGCAAGGTTACACGGTTGTTGACATTTATCCCCATTGCAGAAACGAAGCGCCAATCCGTCGAGAACGAACTTCAGGTgttgaaggccaagaagtctGACTATGATGCCGAGATCAAGTCTCTCAACGACAAGATTGAAACCCTTCAATCGTCGAATCGCACCAACTTGAGCATCATCGAATCGAACAACAAGCGCGATCAGACCATTACTGAGGAGCTCACCAAGCAGCACCAGCGAAATGTTGAGCTCGCACGCGAGATTACAACTCTTCAGCAGTCTGAACAGAACGCCAGGGGTCAGCTCAACAGCGCCAAATACCGAGAGGAATcgctccagcagcagctggaCCTGGCCCGAAAGAACAGTGAATGGCTCGAGAATGAACTCAAGACAAAGAGCGAGGAGGGCCTCAAGTACCGAAAGGAAAAGGGCGCCCGCATCGCCGAACTTCAGCGCCAGAACGAAGACATTCAATCCGAAGTCGAAGCCCTGAAGCGAACCGAACAGCAACTCCGCGAACGACTCGACGCCATGCAAGCCAAGGCAGATGAAGCCCTTGTCAAGCTCCAGAAGCAGGAGGGCACCTTTGCCCAGACTGTCGAGAGCTACAAACATGAACTTGAGGACCAGCGACGCCTTGTCGACATGTCTGATCAGCTTAGCAAGAAGCACTCGGAACGTGTGCGCGACCTCGAGTCTGAAAAGGAGCGCCTCAAGGACAACTACGAGAACGAGATTCGACGCATCCGagtcgagcttgaggaggagcgaCAGAACTCGCGCGCAATGGAGGAGCGCATCCAGCAACTTGAGTCAGAGATTGACGGACTCCAAGTTCGACTGGAGCAGAATGTTCCCCCGCCTGAGTCTGCACCTGCGACTCCTCGTCCCAACGGCATGCTACGACCTTCATCTCCTTTCGGAACCCCGGCCTCCATCCGTAGCAAGGGTGCTATGACCGCGACACAAGCCATTGACCAACTCTACCAGGTCAAGGCCCAGCTGGCCAGCGAACGACGCCGCAACCAGCAGCTCTCCGAAGAGCTTGATGGCATGATGTCGGcactcgaggccaaggctccAGAGATGCAAGAACTGCAAGCCGAGTCGGAGACTCTTCGAGAAGAGATCACCCGCATGTCGGAGCTGTCGCAACAGAGCTTCGAGGAACGAGATGCTGCTCGACGTGCAGCACGAAAGGCAGAGGGTGCACTCGCGACGGCCCAGTCTGAGAACAAGATCATGCGCACTCAGCTCCGTGATCTTGGAACCCAGATCCAAATGCTCGTGTTCAACATCTATGCCATCGAGAAGGGCATGGAACAGTTGACCGATGAGGAGGTTTTCCGCCTcaagcagctggagaagggcgAGATCACGGAGGAAGCATTGTCTGACATGTCCGACACCCACCAGTTCATCACCCAGAAGCTGGTGGTCTTCAAGGATGTCCAGTCATTGCAGGCCAAGAACGAGGAGCTCATGCGCATCACCCGAGAGCTTGCCGAGCAACTTGAGAGTGAGGAGGCACTTGCGGCCAAGCATCAGGCTAAGGAGGATCACGACATGGTTGAGAAGCTTCAGCAGGAGCTGGTACATATGACGGAGGAGACCAAGTCCATCAAGACGACGATGGAGAGTTACAAGATGGAGCGAGACATGTTCCGACGACTGTTGCAGCAGCGAGGAGTTAACGGTGACGAGGCATCCATGATGCGCCATTCTCTCGACGGTGGCCAACGTCCACCTCTGGCTAGCATCGAAGCGACCGAGCAAACCGAGGCTCTGAATGAGGCCCTCCGCAAACTCCAGGGCGAGTACGATAGTTTCCGCGACGCCCAAGATGGAGTTCGCAAGGACCTTCGTGATCAGATCGACAGCCTGTCAGCTGAACGAAATTCGCTGCAGACAGACAAGGTGAAGCTTCACGCCGAGGCTAGACTTGAGTCTGAGCGACGAGAGATGTTGCACACCAACTTTGTCGCTCTCCAGGGCGAGAACCGCGAGCTTCAGAAGCGCAACCAGGCCCTGTCCGAAACCGCCGCCAAGCAGGATATCCGAACCCAACAAGTTGCCGAGGAGCTCATTGAGGCCAAGGGCTTGCTCGACAGCGTACGAAACGAGGCGGCTaacctcaaggccgagaagaagctttGGAAGGATATCCAGGATCGACTCAGCAAGGACAACGAGAACTTGATAGAGGAGAAGAACCGACTCAACAACCTCCTTGCGACCCAGCAGTCCCTCGAGAACGAGCGTAACAGGACCGAATCCGAGACGCGACGCAAGGCCCAGGCCAGAATCGAGAGTCTGGAACAGGAATTGAGTGATACCCAGAGGAAGCTGTCTTATGAAGCAGAGGAGACCAAGAAACTGCAGCTACGAAAGGAgttcgaggccaaggaggcccaGAAGCGAATCGACGAGCTCATGGCAAGCCTGAGCCAGATCCGGGAGGAGCATGTCGCTGTTAAGACCAGCAGAGATCATCTTCAGGCTCGCGTTGACGAGCTGTCGGTTGAACTGAGAAACGCCGAGGAGCGGGCTGGACGTCTCCAGCCCCGACCTACGCCAAGGCCCGGCACTATCGAACTCAGcgaacagcagcagcagcttgagGCTGAGATCCAAGAGCTCAATGTTGAGATTTCCGACCTTAAGCGAGACTTGGACATGGCCAACACTCACCTCGAGAACGCCAAGGCACAGGCTGAGCAGTTCAAGGAGCTCAGCCAGGCCAACGAGGAGGCACTGGAGGATCTGCGAGCATCCCAGGGCCAGTACCAGCAAGAGATGGAGGCACTTattgaagagaaggatgcAAAGGTTAAGGAGCTTGGCCAACGACTTGAGGACGTGTCTGCCGAGTTGTCTCGATCTAACACTGAGCTCTCGAGCCTACGGGATTCTCAGGGTGAGGTTGCGAGAAGGTACGAAGATGAGAAGGCCATCTTGCAAGAAGAGGTGAACCGACTCAAGGAGGAGAGCGCGAGGCACTTGGAGGCTACTCGATATCATCAGCAGGATCTCCGTGCCCAGGCCGAGATTGCCTCGAAGGCTCAGCAGGATTACGAGCAAGAGCTTGTGAAGCATGCCGAAGCCGCCAAGCTCGTTCAACAACTGCGAGCCGAGCACAATGAACTCAAGAGCGAAGCAGCTTCCTTGAGATCTGAGGCAGAGTCTGCCAAGGTTACTCTGGCGCAGAGCGAGAGCTCATGGGAGGATCGCCGACAGCAGTTGGAGCAGGAGATGGCTGAGCTCAAGACACGACGGGAGGATGTCAACTCGCAGAACAAGATCCTTCACCAGCAGTTAGAGGCTTTGACTTCGCAGGTTGCAGCCCTTCAGCAGAAGCGCAACGAGAACGACGAAAACGAGGACGAGAGGATGTCGCCTGTTCCTATCGGTGACGCAACTGAGGGTCTCCGTGAACTCAACAGCTACCTTCGACGCGAGAAGGAGATTCTCGAGGTTCAGTACGACCTCAAGGCCCAGGAGTCCAAGCGTCTGCAACAACAACTCGAGTACACTCAATCTCAGCTTGACGAGGCGCGTCTCAAGCTCGACCAGGAACGCACTCAGGCTACCCAAAGTGGCCGGACGTCGATGACACACCAGGATCTGATGGAGAAGTTGAACGAGCTCAACCTGTACCGCGAGAGCAGCATGACTCTCCGGAACGAGAACCAGCAACTGAAGGATCAGATCACCGAAAAGAACACTAAGATTGAAGAGATGGAGGCACGAATCCAGCCACTGGAGGCTGAAATTGACACGCTCAAGACACAAAAGTCGttcctcgaggatgagataAAGCAAATCCAGGAGGATCGTGACCGATGGCAGAAGCGAACCGAGGGCATTCTGACCAAGTATGGACGAGTCGACCCTGCTGAGATGGAGCAACTTAAGGAGAAGATCACTAGCCTGGAGACGGAACGGGATGCCTTGAAGCAGGGTGAAGAgcccctcaaggccaaggtgacCGAGCTCGAGACTACTCTTGAGACAGAGCGCAACAACTGGAGCACCACTCGCGGCAAGATCGTGGAGCAAGCTAAGGAGCGATCAAGGAAGCTTACTGGTGAGAAGAATGAGGCCATCCAGCGCGCCAACCATCTTCAGGAGAACTTGCACAAGGCCAATGGCGAGCTTGAGGgtgccaagaagcaggccgaGGAGTTTGGAAGCCAGAAGACTGAGCTCGAGCGCCAGATCCAAAACTTCCAGAAGGAGGTGGAGCAACTACGACAACAAGCGCAGGCTGCCCAGTCAGCGTCCACACCCGCTCAGCCAGCCgaggcttctgcttctgcagaGGTTGTATCGCAGCTTGAGCAGCAGCTGGCGGATGCCCGCAAGGAacttgaggccatcaacagcCAGAAGCAGGGAGCCGAGCAGCAACTCGAATCACTCCGCGACGAGCTGCGAACCGCCATCTCTGAGCGGGATGAGGCCACCAAGAAGCTGCAGGAGGCAACTGAGGCCGCGAAGACTGCACCTAGTGTACCAGAGACACCTCAAGCTGCTCTCCAGGCTGGCGACGCCCCTGCACAGCCTTCCAGCGGCATCtctgaagaggagaagaaggctttggaggagaaggtcaCGGCTGCTGAAGCCAAGGCGGCCGAGTTTGAGCAGAAGGCGAATGAGGTGGAGGCTAAAATCCAGAGCACGATCAAGGAGCGTTCCGACCGGATGCGGGATACTCTCAACGCCAAACTTAGGGAAAGCCGAGCTCGTATGGAGGAGGagtacaagaagaaggacgaggatCTCAAGCTCAAGTTTGAGCAAGAGAAGCAGATCTGGCTGGCTGAGAATGCTACCACGAAGCCTGCAGCAGATGCACCAAAGACGGAGCCTACCGAACAACCCCCATCAACACCTGCCAAGGCGGAAGCTCCAGCCATCCCAGCGACACCCGCATCTGTTGGTCCGGCCGATCTGTCTCAATTGGACGATGCTGGTATCCGACAGTTCCTCTCGACCAACCCAACAGTCAAGAACATTGTTGCGGCtaacatcaagaagaagctggaggtgGAGAGCACCAAGCTGAAGACTGAGCTGGAGTCGACGATCAAGAACGAATATGAGTCGAAGATCACGTCGGCCAGGGAACAGGCCCAGCTGATGGAGTCTAAGAAGTCGACGTTGCGCATTAACATGGCGGAAAACAAGCTCAGATCTGCGAACGCCAAGATCGGAGTTGTTGAGAAGGCAGCGTCTGAGACGCCGCAGAAGCCTGTTGTCGAGGTCTGGGAAGTGGCTAAGACGGCACAGGCACCGCCCCCTCCGGCTGCCGCGAAGGCGACTGCTGCTCGCGGTTCGATCGCCAGtgttcctccatctccagcacCTGCAACACCTGCGCCTGCTCAAGCGACTCCGGCCCCGGCCCCGGCCCAGGCCCCGGCGGCGACACCAGCTGGAGCAAAGCCGGCACCAGCTGCTCAGCCAGTAACAAGCGGAATTCCTGCACCCAAAACAAGCAATCCGTTTGCTGCCGGCAATGCTGCTGGTACCGATATTCCGAACCCATTCGCCCCCAAGACTGAAGGAACAGCGGGTGCTAAGGAAGGACTACCTGCGGCACCAGCTCAGCAAGCTCCTCAGCAGTCAGCTCTCCCACAGCCAGTCAGGACTGGGCTTCCCATGCCCCGCGGCGGTGGCCGCGGCGGCAGAGGTGGTACCTACACGCACCCAGCTGGACGAGCGGCGAGCGGTAGTGAAGGCAGTGGTGGACGCGGTGGTCGCGGAGGAcgtggaggaggacgaggtggATTGAACCCTGGCGCCAATGATTTCCAGCCTGGGAACAAGCGACCAAGAGGTGATTCAgaggttggaggaggagccaaGCGAGCTCGCGGGGCGCATTGAAGACAGGACGAGTAATGGGAGTTGGCATGTACAACAAAGAAAATACGCATCCATGTATCGCGATTTGACATTGAATGCAGGAAGACGGTTTGGGACGAGGCATGGGTTGCAAAGGATGTTACAGAAGCATTGTATCTTTTTACCACTGGGGCTCCTCTACGGACAACAAAAAGACAATttccttattttttattgATATGAAAGGGTTATGGTTACAAAGACAAGATCGTGGAGAGATGGTGTTGTTTTGTTCATGTATCTAATGCTTATGGGGGTTAAGATAAATGGAGATGACCCTTGTTTTGGGCTATTTGTGTGTTTGACCTTTGTCTTGACTCTTTCAAGTGCTGTGTTGAGTTCATCTGTGGTTGTTGAGGCGTCGTGTGGTTGTAGGGCGAGCTGCTAGAAGCCACCACGACGCCAAACAATGCCGTGTGCACCATGGTAGGTAGGCAAGGCATCCCTTACTACCACCGCTCGTTACCCAGGCTAACCACATCGAGGTAGTAGATAAGAGGTCAATCACCACTATCGAGTGCCGCGGCAAGAAGGCATGAGGCCGTCATGTGGCAGCTCTTCGATCGGGTGCCTACACCGAGGCTGTGGATAACATGCCCAGACGTTGCCCTCGTGGGCAGCCAGGGCTGGGAATGTGGTCATATTCAAAatgctcaaggagaagtTCCAAGAGAGCAAGACAACACGGATACAAATTATGTGCTTTGCTGTTCTAACCACGATGTGAAGCCGGCCAAGACCTCCAGTATTACACTCTAGCTTCCAAGATCCCCGCTCACAAATACAACCAAAACAGCAGCATATCTATAACGATTAGCAACAAGATACTTGGGGCTGGTCTGTTTACTCACGCTGCCGTCGCTCCAAACACTTCTGCTCGCCTCGCGTTGGTCAGAAGCCCAACACTGGCCGCAAAGAGGATGGTGAAGAGAGCGATCAAGCCTAGCTTCAAGTCGTCCGTCTTTATATTGTACAAAACAACAATCGCGCCGATTAGTAGTAATGCAGCCAAAATGGTGCTGAGATATGAGATGAAAACCGAGATCCTCTTGCCTGACGCGTATCCTACTGAAGAACTTGTAGTGGCCTTGTGATGATCTTCATCCTGTTGTTGCTTGTGAGCCAGAAACAGAATGAGGATAATAATGAGGCAATACATACCTTGAAAAGGAAGCCAAAATAGTTCTGGATAAACATCGTCAGTCTATCTGGGGGTTCCGCCGTATGTAGAACG from Fusarium falciforme chromosome 2, complete sequence includes these protein-coding regions:
- a CDS encoding TPR-MLP1-2 domain-containing protein, with translation MAAADVDTGYIAGHLGLDQPVLTTLATEPTVELVNILFQAIAAKAHEFDTLYAEKLQTDIELENAVRSSESRSQTSKATADKALKDVEEARQLLKDEETKRQSVENELQVLKAKKSDYDAEIKSLNDKIETLQSSNRTNLSIIESNNKRDQTITEELTKQHQRNVELAREITTLQQSEQNARGQLNSAKYREESLQQQLDLARKNSEWLENELKTKSEEGLKYRKEKGARIAELQRQNEDIQSEVEALKRTEQQLRERLDAMQAKADEALVKLQKQEGTFAQTVESYKHELEDQRRLVDMSDQLSKKHSERVRDLESEKERLKDNYENEIRRIRVELEEERQNSRAMEERIQQLESEIDGLQVRLEQNVPPPESAPATPRPNGMLRPSSPFGTPASIRSKGAMTATQAIDQLYQVKAQLASERRRNQQLSEELDGMMSALEAKAPEMQELQAESETLREEITRMSELSQQSFEERDAARRAARKAEGALATAQSENKIMRTQLRDLGTQIQMLVFNIYAIEKGMEQLTDEEVFRLKQLEKGEITEEALSDMSDTHQFITQKLVVFKDVQSLQAKNEELMRITRELAEQLESEEALAAKHQAKEDHDMVEKLQQELVHMTEETKSIKTTMESYKMERDMFRRLLQQRGVNGDEASMMRHSLDGGQRPPLASIEATEQTEALNEALRKLQGEYDSFRDAQDGVRKDLRDQIDSLSAERNSLQTDKVKLHAEARLESERREMLHTNFVALQGENRELQKRNQALSETAAKQDIRTQQVAEELIEAKGLLDSVRNEAANLKAEKKLWKDIQDRLSKDNENLIEEKNRLNNLLATQQSLENERNRTESETRRKAQARIESLEQELSDTQRKLSYEAEETKKLQLRKEFEAKEAQKRIDELMASLSQIREEHVAVKTSRDHLQARVDELSVELRNAEERAGRLQPRPTPRPGTIELSEQQQQLEAEIQELNVEISDLKRDLDMANTHLENAKAQAEQFKELSQANEEALEDLRASQGQYQQEMEALIEEKDAKVKELGQRLEDVSAELSRSNTELSSLRDSQGEVARRYEDEKAILQEEVNRLKEESARHLEATRYHQQDLRAQAEIASKAQQDYEQELVKHAEAAKLVQQLRAEHNELKSEAASLRSEAESAKVTLAQSESSWEDRRQQLEQEMAELKTRREDVNSQNKILHQQLEALTSQVAALQQKRNENDENEDERMSPVPIGDATEGLRELNSYLRREKEILEVQYDLKAQESKRLQQQLEYTQSQLDEARLKLDQERTQATQSGRTSMTHQDLMEKLNELNLYRESSMTLRNENQQLKDQITEKNTKIEEMEARIQPLEAEIDTLKTQKSFLEDEIKQIQEDRDRWQKRTEGILTKYGRVDPAEMEQLKEKITSLETERDALKQGEEPLKAKVTELETTLETERNNWSTTRGKIVEQAKERSRKLTGEKNEAIQRANHLQENLHKANGELEGAKKQAEEFGSQKTELERQIQNFQKEVEQLRQQAQAAQSASTPAQPAEASASAEVVSQLEQQLADARKELEAINSQKQGAEQQLESLRDELRTAISERDEATKKLQEATEAAKTAPSVPETPQAALQAGDAPAQPSSGISEEEKKALEEKVTAAEAKAAEFEQKANEVEAKIQSTIKERSDRMRDTLNAKLRESRARMEEEYKKKDEDLKLKFEQEKQIWLAENATTKPAADAPKTEPTEQPPSTPAKAEAPAIPATPASVGPADLSQLDDAGIRQFLSTNPTVKNIVAANIKKKLEVESTKLKTELESTIKNEYESKITSAREQAQLMESKKSTLRINMAENKLRSANAKIGVVEKAASETPQKPVVEVWEVAKTAQAPPPPAAAKATAARGSIASVPPSPAPATPAPAQATPAPAPAQAPAATPAGAKPAPAAQPVTSGIPAPKTSNPFAAGNAAGTDIPNPFAPKTEGTAGAKEGLPAAPAQQAPQQSALPQPVRTGLPMPRGGGRGGRGGTYTHPAGRAASGSEGSGGRGGRGGRGGGRGGLNPGANDFQPGNKRPRGDSEVGGGAKRARGAH